The genomic DNA GGAGTTCTCCCGTCTTCAAACCGTGTCATCCAACGGCACGTCTCGTCTCTGTCTACTGGAGCCATTTTTCAATTTCTGGTTCTTCTTTCTGAATGCCTGTAAAACGTAGTCACATGCGTTTAACAtataaatagggttgggtaccgagacacGGCCCTAATACGGCACTGGCGCCttaacgaccggtatctaccagaccgaatagcaacgcagattccGGTAACGATATGTCTGCGCTGCTCTCcgatgctccgaaacggacgttagaggcaacagaagcatcgttgcacgtgacgctaggttaacactacactcgacagcagctaacgttagccaaccgttagctagcagctagagtaaacacggttaaaatgctgacaggtaaacagtgtaaagtgtgactgtatttcaattgtagaggattccaacagcgggacgttaagcagtgtgcagctgctgttgtcggaaaaacaacacagaaggtgcgttcacttgaaccTGGTGGCCtcgcggtgcattcaaagttattgtaaaatacccttttcccatctagtggttgtttttggcgttcaacagcaatttactagtgaaatacgttattgttataagttatatttattactatattattaaatcatttaattttgaccatatggccttagcaataaacacgccgttctttaatgtcgctgactgttgtttagtacccttcttttttcggttcaggcactggcaccgttttaaaagtatcgctttagcaccggtatcggaaaaaacccaaacgatacccaagcctacatataaaacatgaacaaacaattGCTCAacaaattttcaaaaaacacttttaaaagGGCTTTACCTCGTCCGAAACAGGAAGGGAAAGATCCAAAAACATCTCTGTGACTACAGACACCTGTAAGGGCAAAGTAGTGGCCATTTAAATTGACCAATGACATGACACTGACAGGTTATCTTACATTTTTGTCCACGCTACATACCGTTTTGCACTGCTGACACATTATAGTGCTGGTCGTTTCCCCACCAAAAACTTGGTCGACAAAGTTTTTTGGAAAACCATTTTTCTCATACTCTGAAATCAGAACATCATTGTCAGAGGGCACCATTTAATTATTAGGTGTACCAAGATTGTATACTATAGTAGGATGCAACAAAGTTTTTTCTTGGCATGATATTGACTacaagatatttaattcatagcccCAGTTACTTACCTTTAACTAATGTTTTCAGCTGCTCTCCATCTGTGATTTTTCTAGATTCTTTCAATGCCTCCATGATCCCTGAGCTTACTCTCTGTAGAGACAAACGCAATCTTTAAATGTGAATTATAAGAATAACTTTTTGATAAAGCATAAGGAGGGgctctttgtgtgtatgtgcaacATTTTCACAGAATCTCAATCGTTTCAGCCTCTTAACATTCTGATTATAAAAAGCTCCGTTAACCAACCTATCGGAGTATCTTTCTGGGAGAGCAAAATCCCTCAGGTCATTACATTTGAGAGAAAAATGTTATTAGGCCAAGATTCTTTGCATTTCACACATAATGTGTCCTTGATTTGTGACTAAATTTAGAATATGAATGACTTAGTGCCAATGAGCCTGGAATAAGAAATCTAAGTGCACAGTGCAATGAACCTATAGCATAAGTTCagtcagaaaaagaaaatacttttGCATGCCTACTGTAGTTCTCTCACACATCTGCATTCAATCCCCTCACACACATCCACTTATTATTCCTTGCTGTCCTGTCTGGGGCTGTCAATTATCTTATCAGCTGTTCTCATCTATCCAATAGCTAAGCGGTACACCTACATTGTTAAACCTATCACCCTGCTGCTGTCTCTGTTTAAATAGGTTTCTCTCTGCCTTCAGTACATTCATGCTGATGTAAAGTGCGTGGTGCGTTCACGGCTGTTACGctatttaaatctgttctctctgttgctgttggcGGTCATTTCAGTGCAAACCGCCGCAAATGGCAAATCGCTCCTCCACCTTTCCCATCACCACCAGTCTTTGCAGATTCTTCAGCTCCAtcagcacccccccccccacacacacaccagtgtctagactccatggGGGAGATTTATCTTGCTGCTGCATTACAAATCACCCTCTAGAGTCGAAGTGCCAAAGACTTTCTGCCAAGACTTATATCATCTGTTATAATAAACATTCATCTTTACTTCATTCActagtctctcctgattgaaatgcacACCAGCTGGCTTACAAACAATGCATTCACTGCAGTACTGTTCTGCTGCTAATACAATATACTGCCACGTAGCACAAAGCCACTTGGACAGCTACAGAGTCAATTTCAAGTGTTAAACTTTCACTTAGGAGATATGTAGAGATACAACTGAATGCGTACTTTGATCTCCTCTGCTCGCATCCCATCCAGAAGGTAGCGCAGCAGCTCCTGGCTATCTTGCTGCTGAAATCCTTTGAACCTGGCAGCCCTGCAGAAAGGAGACGACACAATGAACAACACTTAATGCAGCGACGCTAGGAAGTTAAGGCTAAATTCCACCTCAACTTGTAGTTGCACTCACTTTTTACAAACTTGTGTGAACAACTCCCGCGGTGTTACCACACCCTTCTTGGTTTCCTGGATCTCATTGAGTAGTTGACACATAGACAAAGTAAGTGATCCAGGCTGGTCTAACTGCATTAGGATAGGCTCCTGCAatcataattataaaaaaaaaaaaagtgttaaagtgctcatattatgctcattttcaggttcataattgtatctagatgttatatcagaataggtttatattgtttaattttcaaaaaacaccatatttttgttgtactgcacattgctgcagctcctcttttcaccctgtgtgttgagctctctgttttagctacagagtgagtaatacctaggtaaggactactagctaatcagaagcagagtataggcgagcattataacatgtgttacaaagtgaccacgtttgtctctgaagtaaaggctggactacaacagagctgtttggagcagtttgtgaacagtgttttctgttggagatggtaagtccctttggggtggactttgggctttttcactttgttaacctataacgtgcacaataaagctatataacacaataaaggaaagggaaaacgcaaaaaagcataatatgagcactttaaagtcatAAACAGTGTATATAAGCCAGGATAAATCTACCATCTTCACGGTTAACAACGTACATTTTAAGAACAACGGCAACCCACCAGATCTGATGAGGCAACAGGTTTAATGTTAAGACTCATTTTCTCTCGGGTCACTTTGTTGAGAGTCTGTCTTAAGAGCTGTGTCTGAGAGAGATTCTGGAAAAGACAATATCAGCAATTAACAATAACTCTAAAAGTCATTCTAACTCAAGACTGACATCTAATAAAGCACAATATGAATTACCTGAATGACTGCATTAAAGAAACATGTGTTTCCCAGGTTGCTCAGCCCCTTTACTGAAACACCACCACTGTCTTCCGATGTGCCAGACTTTTGCGATTTCCCAACACCCTCTTTCTTGGCATTTTTCTTTTGGCGGtccttgttttctttgttttccatGTCTTCACTTTTATCTGCTTTTACAGTGTCTGTCTTCTGATCAACATCCAACAAGCTGTCTTCCTCCTTCACTCCTAAAATAACCAAACACGACATAGTGGACATGGTTATAGAGACGTATAGAGATGTAATTCCAATAATACAGTTTAACCAcacaataaaaccaaaacacagtGGGACCTACTTTTCTGCGGTCTCTTTAAGGGATCTGCAGAGGTTTGCTTTTGTAGGTTGGTCACCAGCTGAGCCAAATGTCCGGTTCTTGAGTACTGGACTTCATCATCACATATGTAACACCTGCAAGTATGGcaacacatgaaaaaaagaaCAGGTATCTCTGCACTACAGGCACAGCTCAAGCCTCTGTGAGTAACGCACCACAGCAATAAACTCACCACACACTCCAGTTGTCCAGACTGATCACCAGGCAATGTGGATCCGACCGAGGAGTCTCAGAATGTTTGATGGCATGCTGGTTCTCAGAGTTCCGTCCACATCCCTAGAGAAAAGAGTAGAAAAGATGCATCTGGTCATTTAGCAAAAAGTCCCTTCATACGCTGCCAAAATCGGAATAAAAAATTGGTTGAATAAACTCACTCTATGGCCACATTTTAAGCACATCCATACGGGTGCGgcttctttttcctcttcagAGTCCTGGGGTGCGGTGgagctgatattttctttattttcttcatgCTTACAATCCTGGCAACTCGTCCAATCAGAATTCCCAGAGAGTTTCTTTAGAAGAGTTTGGTCTGTCCCCTTCTTAATATGCCTGCAGGATGGACCTATgcagataaaacacacacacacacacacacacacacacacacacacacacacacacacacacacacacacacacacacacacacacacacacacacacacacacacaatgtgggAACTAGTAGGCCTTCTACAGGTTGTCATATGTCATGAAGATGATGATACTATTTTTTACCTGTCAGTTCAATGTCATCGTCCTCTCTGGAGCTCTTGTCCTTCCCCCTTTTCTTTCCCATGTTCACCTAACGTTAAGCACAATCAGAGATGAATTACAATCAGACACAGCGGCCACCTGAAGTAACGCTAGGCTTGTTTGGCTAACCGCTACATTAGATAAACATGCTGCCTAACACCATGTAGTAccagaaggaaaaaaacaagtaaTGGAACGTTCAACTTCACGACCATCCTCGGGGTCAGCTCAACTTACTGTCTCAACCGGAGCCCAAAACCTTCACGGTTTTCACTTTCGTTTACTTTGTGTGGATTAATCCTCTCATCCGGACAGAGTCAACTTGGCTTACTGATTAACGTCACGGCTTTAAAATGCGCAAGCGTCCGGATAAGAAAGGGGGCTCTACAAAGTTTCAATTTTGGCGAGAACCCACTCCGCTGATTTGGCAGAAAAACGGACACatgccagacagacaacagaggaACAAAATGTAATGGGGGGGCCGCTGTTTCTGCTGCTCAGTAACGTTacgtgtgtttcctgtgtgcgTCGCTTGAAACTGTCCGAGTAGAAACAACGCTACTAGCTCTACATTAGTACGGTAACGTCACACAGGACTAGAAGCTAGAAGTGCGCTTACTGGAGTTGTTCAGTTGTTTAACTACCCTGCTTGTtcatctctttttatatagagaTTACATACACCTGTAGTATTAATGTTATACGCTTGACAAGACTTAAAGCGACCATATCGTATAAAAACAGTGATTTCCTATGCATTACAGTAGTGGAGATCCTAGACTGGATATCGCCTCTCTAGTTTGCCTTTCTCGTTATGTCCATGTTGGAGCGGGCTGAGTGTCAGCTTGCAGAGATAGAGCTGCTGACCAGCATGTTTCCCACCCAGGAGGAGCTGGAGATCACAGACCAGCTGGCACTGGCGGAGCTCAGGGACTACGTGGAGGGCTCAGCTTCAACAGACAGCCCCCCTCCTCCTTCAACACCTCAGTTTTTCATCAAACAGAAGCTGGACACTGCAAGCACGGAGAGGGTAACCGAATAGCAAAGCGGCATAGTTTGTCATTGTGATTTCAACTGTCCTAAaccatcattttcattttatttttgttgcttcACTCAGATGGATGTCATTCTGTCATGTGCTTATCCATCCGAATATCCCAGTGTGTTACCAGAGATAACAGTCCGGTAAGACATTATATCCACTTTTGATGTGTGGTTGTGGATGTACCAAACAATAACTTAAATGACTAAATTGCTTTATTActaataattataaaatatgTACCCAAttgttattttggaaaacattaTCTTGCAAAACCGCAACATAATATTCATAATCCTTTTTTACGGTCTACAATATAATCTAATGTTAAGAAGGTCAGTAGACACCCCTAGACTGTATATATAGTATGGTCTATGACTTTATACACAGTCAATGGTAGAGACTCATCTGTGTTAAATCAATGTACAGGCTTTTCCAAACAAAGAGAGGTTGATCCATTTGGAGGTCATGCGAGAATGTGATATGAAATGTCAAATCAGCTCCTGCAATTTGAAATTGACAGCTTACGCTATTGTAACATTTCATAAAAACATCCTTATCAAGCAGACATTAATAACTCCAGCACACACATTTCAACTTTCCTATTATATCAGAGAAAGCTTTCATTCCATAAACCTCCAAAGCCTGAACTGCAAAGAACCACTAACAGAAGCCAAGGACAACAGTGTAATTTATGTGGTGGTctaatttgaaaatgaaattattGAAAATTGCATAGAGAGGAACCGACTAATaacacagagaaaagaggttATGTGACTGttgcagaaagaaagaggtTATTTTCTACTGTTATTATGGCTGTATTAGTTGAGAAATCTGCATGGTTGAATACAGATAGCATACAATTACTAGTTGTATGTCATCTGCTCATTATTAGCTGTAGGCTGTATGTGATCACTTTATGGAGTTGTTAAGCAGTAACATTACTACATTTCAAAAATCATATAAAATCTGCTAAAGGGATATGGATAACACTTCATAAAATCAAATTTTCATAATTAAGATAAACTAAACTAGAAATGTTGCTTAGAGATCTATCAGAGAAGAGGTTATGTACAGTATCCCAATGCCACACAGTGCAGTAGCagtaaagaaaaaacacatctTGTCAGTTGCTTTCAGACAGTATTGTATTGGGGAGTAGTCATTCATATTGATTAGCAAGCTGATCAACCTCCTGAAGATCTTTTTTAGTTAGCTTTTTAAAGATTTCTATTCAAAGTTTTCGCTCCCAAGGATGGAAACTTCCAGCTCCAAGTGGCCTTGAATGTTCGCTGAATCCTTCTCACAGCATGTTTTATGCGTGCCCTAGGTGTGCCGGTCTCAGCAGGGCCCAGCAGACACAGATCCACACAGATCTCAATTCATACCTCATGGAAAACTGCCAGGGGGAAGTGTGTGTGCTCTCAGCTGTGGACTGGGTGAAAGACAACCTGCAGCTCTTCATTAATAATAGCTTATCAGCAGCACAGGCTCCTAAGAAAGAGTCTTCCTCTCCACGGCCACAGGAAATGTTCAGTCGACTGTGGATTTACAGTCATCACATCTACAACAAGACGAAGAGGAAGAACATCTTGGAGTGGTCTAAGGAGCTGGGCCTGTCAGGATTTAGCATGCCCGGGAAGcctggtattgtgtgtgtggaagGTCCTCATTCTGCCTGCGAGGAGTTCTGGTCCAGGTATCTTGAGTGTTGTTATTTTTAGCAGCTGATGTCACAGCCAGACGCCTGCCGCTGAGGTCCCTGGTTGATTATtttccaaactttttttttctccccatttCACAGAGTGAAGGTTCTGACATGGAAGAAGATCATGATTCGACATAGAGAGGATATTCCCCTTGATCGTCAGGTAGAGGACAGCAGGGCTGTTGAAAGTATAGACTCCCTGCGCAAATTCACAGGCTTTGAAGAGGCAATGTTTGACCCCCATGGGAACAGAGGTAATCACATGGACCTTGGGCAGCTCTACCAGTTCTTAAATGAGAAAGGCTGTTGTGACGTTTTTCAGATGTATTTTGGCATTGAAGGGAGGTAGTGGTCAGACCAAgagaataaataaaggtatttgaCAGGTGCCTTGTCATTAAAGTCTCTTCTCCTGAAAATAAGCGTTGACTTAAAAATGGAAATGCATTCATTACTGTTTAAGTTTCCTTTGTTTTACATACAAGCACACAGATGGATTGGGAGCATGCGGTCACATGTGcctgaaaaactgaaataactgAATAACCTCTTTATGGATGCTGCTCAGCCGTCACACCTGGGACTTGACTGGGATAAAAAGCAGAAAGAACATTTCTGCAATTTTCAGAAACTGAAACTTAGTTTTTTTAGCTAATGGGCATGTTTTTCAAAAAGAAGCATTAAAAAGATGTTTATCTGAGAGTTTTCTCAAGGACCTCAGTTATATATGCAATTTTAATACCTCTGCAAGGATCACACCTTGCCTTAGGTGTTTCTTTCCTCAAACGGCCCCACTGTGTATTACTACCAGGCTATTATAGGATTTTCAGGACTGATACCACATTAATAATTGGACAACATAGGCAACAATATGCTAGATATCTGTTTATGAAATCTGTTGATTTTCCTCTTATGAATTATAGATAACATAACCGTGGAAAGTCTCTCTCCAATTTTCTTTGAATGATTCGTTCTTAGATAGATTGTGCATAATTGTGGATTATTGTGGATTGTGGTAATTAAAACGTGTTGTTATTGAACATGGATCTTATGTTGAACCCTAACGAGACTGATATGGGTCTGGGTGTAAACGTTCATGTAGATTTTTATGTGGGTTTTGTGCCTCCGGGGTTTAGTGGAAGCTTATC from Perca fluviatilis chromosome 2, GENO_Pfluv_1.0, whole genome shotgun sequence includes the following:
- the usp16 gene encoding ubiquitin carboxyl-terminal hydrolase 16, which encodes MGKKRGKDKSSREDDDIELTGPSCRHIKKGTDQTLLKKLSGNSDWTSCQDCKHEENKENISSTAPQDSEEEKEAAPVWMCLKCGHRGCGRNSENQHAIKHSETPRSDPHCLVISLDNWSVWCYICDDEVQYSRTGHLAQLVTNLQKQTSADPLKRPQKRVKEEDSLLDVDQKTDTVKADKSEDMENKENKDRQKKNAKKEGVGKSQKSGTSEDSGGVSVKGLSNLGNTCFFNAVIQNLSQTQLLRQTLNKVTREKMSLNIKPVASSDLEPILMQLDQPGSLTLSMCQLLNEIQETKKGVVTPRELFTQVCKKAARFKGFQQQDSQELLRYLLDGMRAEEIKRVSSGIMEALKESRKITDGEQLKTLVKEYEKNGFPKNFVDQVFGGETTSTIMCQQCKTVSVVTEMFLDLSLPVSDEAFRKKNQKLKNGSMLNHCAEQMKLVVLFPYLGLQHQKRQQKIEGRVTLDSLSSPSHTESKPTDPTADAKDGEHSDNDTHEEASLSEGNPAQVCVSEQDQKPSDVVQDEKENEEDEDSVIDCDSSPTSSVNNRFTVLSEEQHSKESVCDDDMDQEGEEDTRLVSEMEKVTLDDAFIEEPDAVEQSMEIEDEPLEAKEYTVVSQDPELAFQTLATRTAPDKQECSVQSCLFQFTEVETLTQNNSLLCVTCTKRQPNKDRAGGSKKNEYTDALKQMLISSPPPVLTLHLKRFQQNGYSICKVNRHVQFPLILDLAPFCAVKCENLTEGDTQILYSLYGIVEHSGTMRSGHYTAYVKARPECPKPSSNGFAAEGHAEPPRGSWFHISDTSVQPVSESKVQSCQAYLLFYERII
- the rwdd2b gene encoding RWD domain-containing protein 2B; translated protein: MSMLERAECQLAEIELLTSMFPTQEELEITDQLALAELRDYVEGSASTDSPPPPSTPQFFIKQKLDTASTERMDVILSCAYPSEYPSVLPEITVRCAGLSRAQQTQIHTDLNSYLMENCQGEVCVLSAVDWVKDNLQLFINNSLSAAQAPKKESSSPRPQEMFSRLWIYSHHIYNKTKRKNILEWSKELGLSGFSMPGKPGIVCVEGPHSACEEFWSRVKVLTWKKIMIRHREDIPLDRQVEDSRAVESIDSLRKFTGFEEAMFDPHGNRGNHMDLGQLYQFLNEKGCCDVFQMYFGIEGR